The following are encoded together in the Macrobrachium nipponense isolate FS-2020 chromosome 14, ASM1510439v2, whole genome shotgun sequence genome:
- the LOC135226534 gene encoding ER lumen protein-retaining receptor 2-like, whose translation MNIFRLAGDLSHLLAVIILLLKIWTSRSCAGISGKSQILFALTYTTRYLDLLTNFISLYNSSMKVIFLLASYGTIYLMYMRFRATYDHNHDTFRIEFLLIPTIILSLLINHDYSPLEILWTFSIYLESVAILPQLFMVSKTGEAESITSHYLFALGSYRALYIFNWIYRYYVEGFYDLIAIVAGVVQTVLYCDFFYLYITKVLQGKKLQLPA comes from the exons ATGAATATTTTCAGGTTGGCCGGAGATCTTTCTCACCTTCTGGCCGTCATTATTTTACTACTGAAGATATGGACGAGTCGATCATGTGCAG GCATTTCTGGAAAGTCGCAGATACTCTTTGCTTTAACGTACACCACACGATACCTTGATCTTCTGACCAACttcatatcattatataattcttCTATGAAG GTAATCTTCCTTCTGGCATCATACGGCACAATCTACTTGATGTACATGAGATTCCGAGCTACTTATGACCATAATCATGACACCTTCAGAATTGAGTTCCTGCTGATTCCTACCATCATCTTGTCGCTGCTGATCAACCATGATTATTCTCCTCTTGAG ATCCTCTGGACCTTCAGTATCTATCTTGAGTCAGTTGCTATCCTTCCCCAACTTTTCATGGTTTCGAAGACTGGTGAGGCTGAGAGTATTACATCACACTATTTGTTTGCTCTAGGGTCATACAGGGCATTGTACATTTTCAACTGG ataTACCGTTACTATGTTGAAGGCTTCTACGATCTCATTGCAATTGTAGCTGGTGTTGTTCAGACTGTCCTTTACTGTGACTTCTTCTATTTATACATCACCAAAG TTCTTCAGGGTAAAAAGTTGCAACTGCCTGCTTAA